The following coding sequences are from one Neurospora crassa OR74A linkage group I, whole genome shotgun sequence window:
- a CDS encoding oxysterol binding protein, whose amino-acid sequence MDSAQQNSSAAAGGGSSWGAFLKSIASFNGDLASLTAPPFILSGTSLTEFSSYWCEHPPVFAAPAKESDPAKRALLVLKWFLTTLKQQYASRSEQYGNEKKPLNPFLGELFLGKWEDEAGVTELISEQVSHHPPATAYNITNLPTGVRLEGYNAQKASFSKTINIKQIGHAVLTVPSPTSDQPDTFLITLPSLHIEGLIFGSPFIELDGASYITSSTGYTAKIDYSGKGWLSGKKNSFVASLYPTGKEKEVLYNVSGQWTKSFEIHSGAAKHNSKSTLVDSWDPEKQHHTPLTVAPIEKQHPLESRRAWSKVANAILKGDLEAVGQEKSRIEVAQREARAREKAEGRMWQRRYFSVHTDAPDRVLALLGPAIGLAEHGDADKTGGLWRFDATKAEKEREQPQLSDEEASKIAKELLGQ is encoded by the exons ATGGATTCTGCGCAGCAAAACAGTagcgcagcagcagggggAGGCAGCAGCTGGGGTGCCTTCCTCAAG TCCATCGCTTCCTTCAACGGCGATCTCGCCAGCCTCACGGCACCCCCCTTCATTCTTTCTGGTACTAGTTTGACCGAGTTTAGCTCGTACTGGTGTGAGCACCCTCCTGTCTTCGCTGCTCCTGCCAAAGAGTCGGATCCGGCAAAGAGAGCGCTCCTGGTCCTCAAGTGGTTCTTAACCACATTGAAGCAACAGTATGCCAGCCGAAGCGAGCAGTACGGAAACGAAAAGAAGCCTCTTAACCCCTTTTTGGGTGAGCTTTTTCTTGGCAAGTGGGAGGACGAGGCCGGCGTTACCGAGCTCATCAGCGAGCAAGTGAG CCATCATCCACCCGCAACAGCCTACAACATTACCAACCTTCCGACCGGCGTCCGACTTGAGGGTTACAACGCCCAAAAGGCCTCATTTTCCAAGACAATCAACATCAAACAGATTGGCCACGCTGTTTTGACGGTCCCGTCACCGACGTCGGACCAGCCCGACACCTTCCTTATTACCCTCCCATCTCTCCATATCGAGGGCTTGATCTTCGGCTCTCCCTTTATCGAGCTGGATGGTGCTTCTTACATCACTTCTTCTACTGGATATACCGCCAAGATTGATTACAGTGGCAAAGGTTGGCTGTCTGGCAAGAAGAACTCGTTTGTCGCCTCGCTGTACCCGACgggcaaggagaaggaggtgctTTACAATGTTTCGGGCCAGTGGACAAAGTCTTTCGAAATCCATTCTGGTGCGGCCAAGCACAACAGTAAGAGCACCCTCGTCGACTCCTGGGATCCCGAGAAACAGCATCATACTCCTCTCACCGTTGCACCGATCGAAAAACAACACCCTCTGGAATCTAGACGAGCCTGGTCGAAGGTCGCCAATGCTATTCTCAAAGGAGACCTTGAAGCTGTGGGACAAGAGAAGAGCAGGATCGAAGTTGCACAACGCGAGGCGCGTGCTAGAGAAAAGGCCGAGGGGCGTATGTGGCAACGACGATATTTCAGCGTCCACACAGATGCGCCTGATCGTGTATTGGCCCTGCTTGGCCCTGCTATTGGACTAGCTGAGCATGGTGATGCGGATAAAACTGGTGGACTGTGGCGGTTTGACGCGACCAAAGCAGAGAAGGAACGTGAGCAACCGCAGCTTAGCGACGAGGAAGCCTCCAAGATCGCCAAGGAGCTCTTAGGGCAGTAA